The DNA sequence TCACTGATCGTGCAAAGTCAGCGCGAATGATAGACGCAACATTACCTTAAGCAAATTGTTGGTAAGATAATTTAAACACAACCATTTGTAACGTCGATAAGTGATAAATATACCTTATACATAAATAGAGCTTGCGCTGTAGTTTCATCAGTCGTGAAACATGCTACAAGATATCGTGACTATCTTTATCAATGTTTGTGAGTGTATTataagttataaattataagtgAGCTACTGAATGTGTACATGGTAATATTATACTAGTCCAtattaagataataataaaatgtaattttgaatTCAAATTCTAAATGCAcctagattattatttttcacgccTCGTATCCtcctttatttataaaatgcactaattaagaaaatacaatttcttttagaattgaaatttcatgtataaacagcaaaattatattgttGTCAATTACTAATTTAGTTGAATACAAGTAGCTCTCAAACATGAAGATATTCAAAACATACATTCCCTTCTTTTCTCTgcatattaatgtaatttaacatCGCAATTATCATAATTCAGCTTCTAATTGTTGATTTGTACACTAATAATTATCTATTGCCtggtttttttaattaataaaaatactgaaaatgtggcgccatcggtggcaaaatgCTCAActttgtcgtgaaatagtttctGCGTCTTcccgctagatggcgctaaAGACATCATTTTCTTGACCGACCTtaagtttattatataatattcaacaaaGTTCTCGTAATTATGCTAGACgcattgtaatattaatatccaattgaggaaatatatttaaactctAATTTTTGACGATAAATTCTAATGtcgataaattttatagcCGTGCGTCATCTAGCGGTAGGAAACTGAAACTttttcacgacaaacttgaCCGATTTCCCACCGGTGACGCCACTTGTAACTACCctacacatacatacatattctTATACATACATACCTATTGTCCCATACTACAAAAAATTGAGTTCATGCCTCGTgcatcaaatattaatttagtctATATAATAGATACTAGATAATAGACAATATAATTGAGATAAACATAATGAATgtgttaagaaaatattctatgctccctgaatattttcaaagatgaCACAGTTGAAAGAGTACTGTACCCGTGTACCGGTACATCGCAACCATGGGAAgcaattatatgtataaccGCTCTCGTTGATTGTGAGAAGCTTCATAATGGCTATTAATGCGATCATGATGATTGGAAATGATTAAAGctaattcaaagtaaaattgcAACGTTTAATTTCGCGACACAGTCGAGAATTCGTGATGTCACAGATTCAAGGACGGGGCTTAGGCCGGGTCAGGTCGGTGTGTTGAGCCCAGTTGAGACTTGATGATAAACACTCCAGACAAAGGAAAGATCATCGCAGTTGCGTTCCTCGTGTCAAAGTGTGCGGAACGTGTAGTATCGCAgaactttaataatatattattccttCTCGACACGATACGCTGATATAAGAATTCGCTGATATAATCACGGCTAATCAATTTTGGACACGCTGGTCTGCTCTGATAAATTTTTGCAGTGCGGCGGATATATTCCTCGAATCAAAATGTATAGTGAGtaatatttcgtaatattatttaatatttcttacgCGACCATAACTCTTGAAAGTTGTTAATCGTAACTGAAACGTTggattttatactttattacGCTATACGCTATACGAACGCGACAAGTTCAAGGTCCTTTTTtccccttcttttttttttaccatacCAGAACCGTCTTTATCTGTGAAACCATGatcgtgaaaatgaaataaaccaAGAAGtagagtatattttatattgctcatttattaattaaaattattttgttctagAATTGATAACTTTGACGGTTGTAATCCTATCTGGGGTTACAGCACAAACCTGCAAAGACAATTCGCAAGAGCAATGCCCTGCAACAACTCCAACTTCCTTTAACCAAGATACCGATTGGAATTCTGCAACTACTATCTATCAGTTTCATGCAAGAGATATTCATGGTAACGATGTATCGTTAGAGAAGTATCGTGGACATGTCTGCGTAATTGTAAATGTAGCCAGCAATTGCGGATTGACAGACACGAATTACAAAGAGCTGGTGCACTTGTATGAGAAGTACAGTGAAAAAGAAGGATTAAGGATTCTGGCATTCCCATCCAACCAGTTTGGTGGCCAGGAACCAGGCAGCTCCGAACAGATTTTAGATTTCGTTAAGAAGTATAACGTTACCTTTGATGTTTTTGAGAAGATTGATGTTAATGGAGAAGCTGCTCATCCCTTGTGGAAATGGCTGAAGTCTCAGGCAGCTGGATTTATGATCGACGCCATTAAGTGGAACTTtaccaaatttattattaataaagaaggaaaagtTGTCTTTAGATACGCGCCGACCACGGACCCACTTCAAATGGAATCAGagttgaagaaatatttttaaatttgtgtatACTCATGGTCTACCACAGTCGGCGATATTTCTATAATACTCGATGTTTATACCTGTtataagaacaaatttttacctATTTACTTTACCGTTTAGTTATCTATATTTCTACTAAAACTGTGTGATTTAAAATCAGTTTCCACACGCGTTtttgatatataaaataagttttctGCTCTAGTATTGTAGCCTCTTTTTTAACCATGTACACATTTGCtcaatttattatgtatcagCCAGACATAAtacaaatagaatttttgctgtaatttctaaagaaaggttcatttaattcatttaattcatttatttcccttaaatttcccttcatttcctcgtacatttccctttaatttcccttcattttctCATACATTTACACTAGCTTGCTTGACGGATCGGTTGCTATCTCGTAGGCGCAAAAGTGCCCCTTTTATACGGCAACCACTGCTAGCCAGTTTGTCGGTCCGGTTGCCATCTTGTAGACGCAGGGATGCCCAGtaagatatacatattatatctcatttattttatatatttctaacaaTCTAACTGTACAAAATGTAGCTAGGTCATTGAAACCCAGCGGGATTAATTGCTTAATATTTAACCGttgatattaaatacataaaacataatcTATAATATAGCGCTATTTACAAGTTTTAATACaacgtaaaattaatcaaGAGCTCTCTAACCGCCGGCACGATGAAGAAATTACAATCTCTTGCCATTAGATTATTAAAACGTAtgcgtatatgtataattttaccTGGAATCCTTCTTGTAAGTGGAAACGTTCTACTGttagaaagaggaaaaaagctAACGTTATTTAACTTTCAAACAATGCGACATTTCCGCAGAGAGGATTCCAAGTAATCTAAAGCACTTTTTGGCATCTTAGTGTTCACCGCATTCACCTTTTCTTTCAGTACACCAAAAACATTGACGACACTCTGCGCGCGTTAACGGTGTCtcgcataaataaatatatttcaataaattacaaaacgtCTCAGGCGGTTTCCTTGGCGTTGCTGTTGATGGTAGCCATTTCGTGCTCAGTGTTCTTGTTCCTACCATTGGATATCGTCACGGCGTCTTCACAGgtctgaaaaatgtcaagaCTCGTTGTATACTCGCGAGGTCAATAGGTAATTGGACACGGCGATTAGAGTAGTCACGTAGCAGCGTAATTTATAAAGGAGCAGCGAGTGGATTCAATTAGACAAGAAGCAATTCTGAAACGGTCTAGCGTATTAAAACAATGAGAATAAATTACCCATAGTCTCTTGTTGTAATTCTACCTTGTAGGAAGGGTTGTCGTACGCAGACGTGGTTTTACGTGGAGAAATGTCTGCTTTACTGCTGGTCCGCCTTTTCATCAGCATCATCAAGAGGATCAACGTCGACAGAATAGCGAGAGATGCGACGATGGCCACCACCACTAGTGGACCATAGTAATCGCCTTCGTGAAGGGGCACGGAAGCAAGCTTTCCTGCTGAAAAGTTCAAGTTGTTGGTTATCGCAACTGGTAACACCAGAGAGTGTTAGATGGTACGATTCCTGAAGAGAAATAACGTACCTTGCTGAGAAACCGTGGCGGGTAGAAGGATCCCTGGCTTGGTAACGAAGTCCTGCACGTTGCTTTTCTTTATCCTGCCGTTCGTCAAGTATACCTCGAGCCACAGACGATATCTGGTGCCAGGTTTGAGATCGCCGATCACCGTTCGCGCAGGGGAGTCCCTCTTGGCGATTTTGAACGTGCTCGTGTCTTCTTTGCCGCTGTCGCTTTGATAAATTGCTCTGTAAATGTTGACGTACTTGTCTTCTGGGTATGGTACCCCGCTCCATGCCACCTCCACTTCCGTCGACTTGATCATCTTGATTTCCACGTTCACGGGGAAGGAGTACGTATCTGGCTCCATCGACGTGGTCACGCGAATCTTGGACGGATAAAGAACAAACGGTTAATAAAAATggctaataaaaagaaaagttatcGTACctctatttaataaatgtgaCATTATCGAACTTTAAATGACATCTAAACAACTCCAAACACCTCCTAATCGAAAATATTCCTTTCAAACCCAAACCCGAAGACACTCACCGTTTTATCACTAACCAGCTCCGTCAACTGTCCTGGTAACGGTACGAACTGGATACCAATTTCGTAGGTGGCCGAAGGCTTGAGGTTCTCGATCATGTACTCCCTGACCGCCCTGTGGATCAACGGCGTAATGGAATACGCCTTATCATCCTGCTCTTTGTACCTCAACTGAACCCCGTCGATGAATTGCAGCTCGTACTCGGTGAACATCTTCCACATCACGATGATCCAGCTGGAGTTGGTCTCCGTTGCGTGGAGCTCCGCATCGATGGGTATTTGAGGTGGCAACGTGGTCACCTCGGCCCTCTTCTCCAGAGTTCGAACGCTGTAGATCTTGCTGGTGGGACTGTTGGCCAGATCCTTCAGCTTCACCGTGATCTTCACCTTGTACTCTGTCGAGGGCTTCAGGTTTCCCAGCTCGAATTCCAATTGAGGGGTAGCGATCAGGTCGTTTGGAGGGGCGAACACTTTTACCTTCCAGGTGGACACGTCAAAGTTCCTGCGTGATAAGGAAGATTTAATTAGGATGAGTTATTTATCGTTGTAGGTAGTCGTTGCGTACAGTGTGATTATTTCGCAGACTGCTCTCAGCGTCTATAGCgtgtttgaaaatgtaaagtaaacGCTTCTTCTGTCGAGCGACTTGTCAGAACAATCGACGAGTGAACTACGCGTAACCACACTGCATGCAAATGATAAAGCGACGTCAGGTACGTTTTGTCATTGGTGTATCGCAGTTCGACGCGTCCGTGTAGTCCCACCAAGACTTGAGGCACCACGAAGACGAG is a window from the Hylaeus volcanicus isolate JK05 chromosome 7, UHH_iyHylVolc1.0_haploid, whole genome shotgun sequence genome containing:
- the LOC128879433 gene encoding uncharacterized protein LOC128879433 yields the protein MYKLITLTVVILSGVTAQTCKDNSQEQCPATTPTSFNQDTDWNSATTIYQFHARDIHGNDVSLEKYRGHVCVIVNVASNCGLTDTNYKELVHLYEKYSEKEGLRILAFPSNQFGGQEPGSSEQILDFVKKYNVTFDVFEKIDVNGEAAHPLWKWLKSQAAGFMIDAIKWNFTKFIINKEGKVVFRYAPTTDPLQMESELKKYF